Proteins co-encoded in one Cytobacillus sp. NJ13 genomic window:
- a CDS encoding TerD family protein: MGVRLSKGQKVDLTKTNPGLQVVVAGLGWDVSHNQSQYDLDASAFLTGASGKVQSDSDFVFYNNPSGGNGSILYSSDNRTGAGGGDDEQIRIELNKVPQHIHRIAFTITIHDAQMRGQNFGQVSNAYVRIFNAMTNEELLRFDLGRDFTVETAIVTAELYRHNGEWKFNAIASGFQGGLAALCRNFGVSVDDEPAPSQQPSFSQGQYQQQAHFGQPAQGFSPQQNQQQYSQQAQSGYSSSSFGQPAYNQTSYNTPPSQPSSFGGQTGNGQPVQAQSYTDGNIACTRCGSTNIRTGQKGFGLGKAAIGGLILGPVGLLGGFIGKNQLKLTCNSCGNSWSPNQTDYAQWANDQKRRAQELFTRFKSQDVLDAVVASCALVGMADGRLDPTERQKMVEFVNNSQELKVFDTQKVIQQFNMFVQRIEMDPIIGRAEAFKAVGRVRNKPEIARLVARYCIAIGYADGNFDQNEKQAVTEICMELGLNPHEFLS, from the coding sequence GTGGGAGTTCGATTGAGCAAGGGACAAAAAGTAGATTTGACCAAAACCAATCCTGGTTTGCAGGTTGTGGTGGCAGGATTGGGCTGGGATGTCAGCCATAATCAATCGCAATATGACCTGGACGCTTCAGCCTTTTTAACAGGTGCATCCGGCAAAGTGCAAAGTGATAGCGACTTTGTGTTTTATAATAATCCATCCGGCGGAAACGGATCGATCCTTTACAGCAGTGATAATAGAACAGGGGCCGGTGGCGGGGATGATGAGCAAATCCGCATCGAGTTAAATAAGGTGCCGCAGCATATCCATCGAATTGCTTTTACTATTACCATTCATGATGCCCAGATGAGAGGACAGAATTTTGGACAAGTTTCCAATGCTTATGTGAGAATTTTTAATGCCATGACAAATGAAGAGCTTCTCCGCTTCGACCTTGGGCGCGATTTTACTGTTGAAACAGCCATCGTCACTGCAGAGCTATACCGTCACAATGGCGAGTGGAAATTCAATGCCATTGCAAGCGGATTCCAGGGTGGATTAGCTGCCCTTTGCCGCAATTTCGGTGTTTCCGTAGATGATGAGCCTGCTCCAAGTCAGCAGCCCTCATTCAGCCAGGGCCAATATCAGCAGCAAGCCCATTTTGGCCAGCCAGCTCAAGGATTCAGTCCACAGCAAAACCAGCAGCAATATAGCCAGCAGGCACAATCAGGCTACAGCTCTTCGTCCTTTGGCCAGCCTGCCTACAATCAGACTTCTTATAACACGCCACCTTCGCAGCCATCTTCATTTGGCGGGCAGACAGGGAATGGGCAGCCGGTCCAGGCTCAATCCTATACAGATGGAAATATTGCCTGCACGCGGTGCGGATCCACTAACATCCGGACCGGCCAAAAAGGATTTGGCCTTGGAAAAGCGGCGATTGGAGGACTCATCCTTGGGCCTGTAGGACTTCTTGGCGGCTTTATCGGAAAAAACCAGCTGAAGCTCACCTGTAATTCCTGCGGCAATTCATGGTCGCCTAATCAGACGGATTACGCACAGTGGGCCAATGACCAAAAGCGCCGTGCCCAGGAGCTGTTTACACGATTCAAGAGCCAGGATGTCCTGGACGCCGTTGTAGCTTCATGTGCTCTTGTCGGCATGGCAGATGGCAGGCTTGATCCAACTGAACGCCAAAAGATGGTCGAGTTTGTAAACAACAGCCAGGAATTAAAAGTATTTGATACACAAAAAGTGATACAGCAATTCAATATGTTCGTCCAGCGGATTGAGATGGACCCGATCATCGGCCGGGCCGAAGCCTTCAAAGCAGTTGGCCGGGTAAGAAATAAGCCTGAGATCGCCCGCCTTGTAGCCCGTTATTGCATCGCGATCGGTTATGCTGATGGGAACTTTGATCAGAATGAAAAACAGGCTGTTACAGAGATCTGCATGGAACTTGGATTAAACCCGCATGAATTTCTATCTTAA
- a CDS encoding MBL fold metallo-hydrolase, whose product MPMTSSTSGMIVNEADGVYCLTVQIVNVCFVRISEKPGDWVLVDAGMPKSAEKIMDAAEELFGENARPKAIILTHGHFDHVGAIIDLVERWQLPVYAHTLEMPFLTGQQDYPKPDASVEGGLVAKMSPTFPHEGIDLGTHVQPLPDDGNVPYMEGWKWIHTPGHTPGHVSLFRESDRVLIAGDAFVTVKQESLYSVLTQEQEISGPPRYLTTDWDSARTSVQKLEALQPDVAITGHGIPMAAAVLRESLARLVNEFDEIAVPDHGKYVDGER is encoded by the coding sequence ATGCCCATGACTTCCTCCACGAGCGGAATGATTGTTAATGAAGCGGATGGAGTCTACTGCCTGACAGTACAGATTGTGAATGTTTGTTTTGTGCGAATATCAGAAAAGCCTGGCGACTGGGTTCTGGTTGACGCAGGCATGCCAAAATCTGCAGAGAAAATTATGGATGCGGCGGAAGAACTCTTTGGAGAGAATGCCAGACCGAAAGCCATTATTCTTACACATGGCCACTTTGATCATGTTGGTGCAATTATCGATTTGGTTGAGCGCTGGCAGCTTCCTGTATACGCTCATACACTCGAAATGCCATTCTTAACGGGACAGCAGGATTATCCAAAACCTGACGCGAGTGTTGAAGGCGGACTTGTCGCAAAGATGTCTCCCACTTTTCCGCATGAAGGCATTGATCTCGGAACCCATGTTCAGCCTTTGCCTGATGACGGAAATGTTCCCTATATGGAAGGATGGAAATGGATTCACACACCAGGTCATACTCCCGGCCATGTCTCCTTATTCAGGGAGTCGGATCGCGTGCTGATTGCAGGTGACGCTTTCGTAACAGTGAAGCAGGAGTCCTTATACAGTGTGCTTACCCAGGAACAGGAAATCAGCGGCCCGCCCCGCTACCTGACAACTGATTGGGATTCTGCCCGGACTTCCGTACAGAAACTTGAAGCCCTTCAGCCAGATGTCGCCATCACAGGCCACGGCATTCCAATGGCTGCCGCTGTATTAAGGGAAAGCCTCGCCAGGCTCGTCAATGAATTTGATGAAATTGCCGTCCCTGACCACGGAAAATATGTAGACGGAGAACGTTAG
- a CDS encoding D-2-hydroxyacid dehydrogenase, with the protein MSKRTCIVTHDLEPSQIDKIKEIIPDWELISGKDSASWHNVMKEAEVIAGWKKELKEMVLEGNSNLRWFQSWSAGVDSLPLAEMESQGIQITSANGVHANPISETIFALMLGLTRKIHTYVKNQQAKVWHHSGMKLEIHNKTIGMIGTGAIGKETARIAKAFGMKVIGVRHSGKPEEYIDEMYTSSQLNDVLPLCDYVVVTLPLTQETRQLFGAEQFSRMKDSAFFINIGRGEIVKETDLIAALQNGQIAGAGMDVFEKEPLTEDSPLWELDNVIITPHTAGSTEYYTKRVIEDIFIPNLKEYINSGTPGINQVDYKKGY; encoded by the coding sequence ATGTCAAAAAGAACCTGTATCGTCACACATGATCTGGAACCCTCACAGATTGATAAAATTAAAGAAATCATCCCTGATTGGGAGCTCATTTCCGGAAAAGATTCAGCAAGCTGGCACAATGTGATGAAAGAAGCCGAAGTTATCGCCGGCTGGAAAAAGGAACTAAAAGAGATGGTCCTTGAGGGAAACAGCAATCTCCGGTGGTTCCAGTCTTGGAGTGCCGGGGTCGATTCCCTGCCCCTGGCAGAAATGGAATCACAGGGCATCCAGATTACCAGCGCAAATGGCGTACATGCTAACCCCATTTCAGAAACGATTTTCGCATTAATGCTTGGGCTCACCCGCAAAATCCATACATATGTAAAAAATCAGCAAGCTAAGGTATGGCACCATTCTGGAATGAAGCTTGAAATTCATAATAAAACCATCGGCATGATTGGCACAGGAGCCATCGGGAAGGAAACTGCCAGGATTGCCAAAGCATTCGGCATGAAGGTGATTGGAGTTCGGCACTCCGGTAAACCTGAAGAGTATATAGATGAAATGTATACCTCCAGTCAGCTGAACGATGTGCTGCCTCTATGTGACTATGTTGTGGTCACACTTCCGCTTACACAGGAAACACGGCAGCTATTCGGAGCCGAACAGTTTTCCCGCATGAAGGATTCTGCTTTCTTCATCAATATCGGCCGGGGTGAAATTGTAAAAGAAACAGATTTGATTGCCGCACTGCAGAACGGACAGATTGCCGGTGCAGGGATGGATGTATTTGAAAAAGAACCGCTTACTGAAGACAGCCCTCTATGGGAACTTGATAATGTCATCATTACTCCGCATACTGCCGGATCGACGGAATACTATACCAAGCGTGTGATTGAAGATATATTCATTCCTAATTTAAAGGAGTACATAAACAGCGGTACTCCCGGCATTAATCAAGTAGATTATAAAAAGGGATATTAA
- a CDS encoding DUF421 domain-containing protein encodes MYLSITIKMAVGLVALLAVTRILGKKELSQVTPFDFVYAVVLGGIIEETIYDDKVTTLQVIYSALLWGAFIYIIEILAKKKNIFRTILKGRESVLVKDGKLNVKEMEKNHLEMEQLRTMLRQKGIFSMNEVKYAYLETNGGLSVMKYQKQEPVTHEMMKLEVKEKNPSTLLIDEGEVVEHGLKLLGKDGEWLRESIKTEGYHNIKDIFCAEWSEEEGFYIVAYKK; translated from the coding sequence ATGTATTTATCAATAACAATAAAAATGGCTGTTGGACTAGTTGCCTTGTTAGCTGTAACCCGTATTCTTGGAAAGAAGGAGCTTTCACAGGTAACTCCGTTTGATTTTGTCTATGCGGTTGTTCTTGGAGGGATTATTGAGGAAACCATTTATGATGACAAAGTAACAACGCTTCAAGTGATCTATTCGGCTTTATTATGGGGAGCATTTATTTACATTATTGAAATCCTGGCAAAAAAGAAAAATATATTCAGGACGATTTTAAAGGGAAGGGAGTCGGTCCTTGTCAAGGATGGCAAGCTGAATGTGAAGGAGATGGAGAAAAACCATCTTGAAATGGAACAGCTGAGAACAATGCTGCGCCAAAAAGGAATATTCAGCATGAATGAAGTTAAATACGCTTACCTTGAGACCAATGGCGGCTTAAGTGTAATGAAATACCAAAAACAAGAGCCTGTCACTCATGAAATGATGAAACTTGAGGTGAAGGAAAAAAATCCTTCAACTTTACTGATTGATGAAGGAGAAGTAGTGGAACACGGCCTTAAATTACTGGGGAAAGATGGGGAGTGGCTGAGGGAGTCTATTAAAACGGAAGGCTATCATAATATCAAAGATATTTTCTGTGCAGAGTGGTCAGAGGAAGAAGGGTTTTATATCGTAGCTTATAAAAAATGA
- a CDS encoding DMT family transporter, whose product MIQIKNLDFLERRIDVKNIKTYILLTSIMALWGLNVSIIKILVSYFPPVSITSLRILSAGITVFLILSIMGKVRKPSLREISYIVFGGLLSVVSHHLFLAIGLTGTSAVNGGLILGAGPLLTAILSSILLRHKPTGIQVIGFLLGGAGVTFIVLSGNKGISSLTPGDFLVFLSILSQALSFIVISKASKTLDPRLLTGYMLIFGGVILFVMASLMEPGGLKGITEAPAYVWGAFAASAVLATAIGHMVYNTAIRNIGPAEASIFLNLNTFFSLAGSAFILGEVITINHMLGLVLIVGGVLSGSGALEDLVFRKRRKENSQYM is encoded by the coding sequence ATGATACAAATTAAGAACTTGGATTTTTTGGAAAGAAGGATCGATGTGAAAAACATAAAAACATACATTCTCCTCACTTCCATCATGGCTTTGTGGGGATTGAATGTCAGCATTATAAAAATTCTTGTCAGTTATTTTCCTCCGGTTTCGATTACTTCTTTGCGAATACTAAGTGCGGGTATAACCGTGTTTTTGATATTAAGCATAATGGGAAAAGTGAGAAAGCCGAGCTTGAGGGAAATCTCGTATATTGTATTTGGCGGCCTATTAAGTGTTGTTAGCCACCATCTTTTTCTGGCTATAGGCCTAACGGGAACAAGTGCGGTGAATGGGGGGCTTATTCTAGGTGCCGGTCCGCTCTTGACAGCCATACTGTCTTCCATTCTGCTGCGCCATAAGCCTACAGGTATTCAGGTTATAGGTTTTCTGCTTGGCGGTGCAGGCGTGACTTTTATTGTCCTTTCAGGGAATAAAGGGATATCGAGCTTAACTCCGGGAGATTTCCTTGTGTTCCTGTCCATTCTTTCACAGGCTCTCAGCTTTATTGTAATCAGCAAGGCTTCGAAAACGCTTGATCCGCGATTGCTGACAGGCTATATGCTGATTTTTGGAGGCGTGATCCTTTTTGTAATGGCCAGCCTTATGGAACCCGGCGGACTTAAGGGCATAACCGAAGCCCCAGCCTATGTATGGGGTGCATTTGCCGCATCTGCCGTATTGGCAACAGCTATCGGCCATATGGTTTATAACACAGCCATCCGTAATATCGGGCCTGCAGAAGCCAGTATTTTTTTGAACCTGAATACCTTCTTCTCATTGGCAGGCTCAGCGTTCATTCTTGGTGAAGTAATTACTATAAACCATATGCTCGGGCTGGTTCTGATTGTGGGAGGTGTCCTTTCAGGATCTGGAGCATTGGAGGATTTAGTATTCAGGAAGCGGAGAAAAGAAAATAGCCAGTATATGTAA
- a CDS encoding M28 family peptidase: MRKPILKVALASTLIFGAIGTQAVFAHPADVNQTQPVNVFDKKAVNKIKAENIYNTIDYLSQTPRVAGTESEYNAVQYIKSQFESYGYETEIQPFTFYGYTPPSSMEVTINGYEGELQPRSFTYSVNGNVSGELAFAGLGTPEELEGADLTGKIALIQRGSISFAEKVLNAAEKGAAGVIIFNNAEGPLSGTLGAHNEEYVPALTLSKAEGEAILAFLENGETLTASLSIEGADAGEKISHNVIATKKPTNKKKANDDIIVVGSHHDSVAGAPGANDDASGTAMTLELARVFKDIPTDTEIRFATFGAEELGLIGSYHYVDSLSDDEISRTIANFNLDMVGSKDAGDLVMMTLDGEENLVTELSQASSERLNGEPTPVYQGGRSDHVPFAEAGIAAALFIHSPTEPWYHSPEDTIDKISKEKLQDAAEIVGAAIYAKARFDNIGPKPKKQHKIKAAPEMVHELDVK, from the coding sequence ATGAGAAAACCAATTTTAAAAGTGGCATTAGCTTCGACTCTTATCTTTGGAGCTATTGGGACACAAGCAGTTTTTGCACATCCGGCAGACGTTAACCAGACTCAGCCGGTAAATGTATTCGATAAGAAGGCAGTCAATAAAATTAAGGCAGAAAATATCTATAATACTATTGATTATCTTTCACAAACACCGCGTGTAGCCGGTACGGAATCGGAGTATAACGCGGTTCAGTATATTAAAAGCCAATTCGAATCCTATGGCTACGAAACAGAGATTCAGCCATTCACGTTTTATGGATATACTCCTCCGAGCAGTATGGAAGTGACCATTAATGGTTATGAAGGGGAACTGCAGCCAAGATCCTTTACCTATTCAGTCAATGGGAATGTGAGCGGGGAGCTGGCATTTGCTGGGCTAGGCACACCGGAAGAACTGGAAGGCGCTGATCTTACAGGCAAAATTGCTCTTATCCAGCGCGGTTCCATTTCTTTTGCCGAGAAAGTTTTAAATGCAGCAGAAAAAGGGGCTGCCGGAGTAATTATTTTTAATAATGCAGAGGGTCCATTAAGCGGCACGCTTGGAGCCCATAATGAAGAATATGTTCCGGCGTTAACCCTGTCAAAAGCAGAAGGTGAGGCAATTCTTGCATTTCTGGAGAACGGTGAAACATTAACAGCTTCCCTATCTATTGAAGGTGCGGATGCAGGAGAAAAAATTTCCCACAACGTGATTGCCACAAAGAAACCAACCAACAAAAAGAAAGCAAACGACGACATTATTGTGGTTGGCTCTCACCATGATTCTGTAGCGGGGGCTCCTGGAGCGAATGATGATGCTTCCGGAACAGCGATGACATTAGAGCTGGCACGCGTATTCAAGGATATTCCGACAGATACAGAGATCCGGTTTGCAACATTCGGAGCAGAAGAGCTGGGATTGATTGGATCTTACCATTATGTTGACAGTCTTTCTGATGACGAAATCAGCAGAACCATTGCAAACTTTAATCTTGATATGGTGGGAAGCAAGGATGCGGGCGATTTAGTAATGATGACTTTGGATGGAGAAGAAAATCTTGTAACAGAACTTTCTCAAGCATCCAGTGAAAGGCTGAACGGTGAGCCGACGCCAGTATATCAGGGTGGCAGAAGTGACCATGTGCCTTTTGCTGAAGCAGGCATCGCAGCCGCGTTATTCATTCACAGCCCAACTGAACCATGGTACCATTCTCCGGAAGATACCATTGATAAGATCAGCAAAGAAAAGCTTCAGGATGCAGCGGAGATTGTGGGTGCAGCCATTTATGCTAAGGCACGTTTTGATAATATAGGCCCTAAACCGAAAAAGCAGCATAAAATAAAAGCAGCACCTGAAATGGTTCACGAGTTAGATGTAAAATAA
- a CDS encoding FAD-dependent oxidoreductase, with translation MFDILIVGAGPAGASAALFAAKAGKKVVVVDNDKSMTKRAWVENHYGVMEITGPELIETGKKQAAKFGAEIAEGTVENIEKAEGSFTITAGEKSYSAKHVILAAGVSTDLAEKTGLKTKAGTEPRIKTVLDVDADGKTNVDGIWAAGTVAGVSVHTIITAGDGAKVAINVISELNGERYVDHDIMK, from the coding sequence ATGTTTGATATCTTAATTGTGGGTGCAGGCCCTGCTGGTGCAAGTGCTGCACTATTTGCTGCAAAAGCGGGCAAGAAGGTAGTGGTTGTGGATAATGATAAAAGCATGACTAAACGGGCGTGGGTTGAAAATCATTATGGCGTTATGGAAATCACTGGGCCAGAACTGATCGAAACAGGCAAAAAGCAAGCTGCTAAGTTTGGGGCAGAGATTGCAGAAGGAACTGTTGAAAACATTGAAAAAGCTGAAGGAAGTTTTACAATAACAGCAGGAGAAAAATCGTATTCAGCGAAGCATGTGATTTTAGCAGCTGGCGTATCTACTGATTTAGCAGAAAAAACCGGTTTGAAGACTAAAGCAGGCACCGAGCCCCGCATTAAAACGGTTCTGGATGTGGATGCTGACGGCAAGACGAATGTCGATGGCATTTGGGCAGCAGGAACAGTTGCAGGAGTCAGCGTCCATACAATCATTACAGCTGGTGATGGTGCAAAAGTTGCAATTAACGTGATCAGTGAATTAAACGGCGAGCGCTATGTGGACCATGATATAATGAAATAA
- a CDS encoding excisionase family DNA-binding protein: MYLTIKETAEYLSYPESYVESLIQQKKIRAIYNGEQYLIYKEQFNAHLKQVEKYRELVEEILNEPIPEDRDIKDED, from the coding sequence ATGTATCTTACTATAAAAGAAACCGCAGAATATTTATCCTACCCTGAATCATATGTAGAAAGCTTGATTCAGCAAAAGAAAATACGTGCCATTTATAACGGAGAACAGTATTTAATATACAAGGAACAGTTTAATGCCCATTTGAAGCAGGTGGAAAAATACAGGGAGCTGGTGGAAGAAATTCTAAATGAGCCGATACCCGAGGATCGGGATATCAAAGATGAGGATTAA
- a CDS encoding PAS domain S-box protein, which translates to MNKKKVLGLYVIISLIWVFGTNYLLHMLEPSSLVSLLFRAKEFLYIIVTGWLLYYFIGKRDELSASREDEKRLSTLINSMVDFVNFKDGQGRWIESNEFGLKLFNLENVDYKGKKDSELAEYTDFYGDALRYCETSDEETWINGKITRIEEVIPLPDGTEKTFDTIKVPLFHADGSRKGLVIIGRDITERKHVEKLLAESQQQYKSLFEYNTEIVFMTDLHGTITKVNPQFKAVTGYSPDETLGKSIDDIIPAPYKMKAIEDFTGILKDKQPKTCEFEFNHKNGSQLTIQCTALPLIVNGQIAGIIGYGKDVTKLRQAEERLRRTEKLSVVGELSASVAHEIRNPLTSLKGFVQLMQLEDEKHQFYYQIMQEELDRINHIVGELLLLAKPQDICFTKADVQKILFNVISLLKTEASMHNVQIEFLLKSDVYMIECEPNQLKQLFINIIKNAIEASRDGGKVTVTLQAEDQQMTILIKDDGCGMSKERLNRIGEPFYSSKEKGTGLGLTVSFKIVQSHNGSIYFNSEKGRGTEAVIKLPIKKQTPAPEAGLTV; encoded by the coding sequence ATGAATAAAAAAAAGGTATTGGGCTTATATGTAATTATCAGCCTTATTTGGGTATTCGGAACGAACTACCTTTTGCATATGCTTGAGCCCTCTTCTCTTGTCAGTTTACTTTTTAGAGCAAAAGAGTTTCTGTACATTATCGTTACAGGCTGGCTGCTCTATTATTTTATTGGCAAAAGAGATGAGCTCAGTGCCTCGAGGGAAGATGAAAAGCGCCTTTCCACTTTAATCAATTCCATGGTTGACTTTGTAAATTTTAAAGACGGACAGGGCCGCTGGATTGAGTCTAATGAGTTTGGACTTAAGTTGTTCAATCTTGAAAATGTCGATTATAAAGGCAAGAAGGACTCTGAACTGGCCGAGTACACTGATTTTTATGGTGACGCACTTCGCTACTGTGAAACTTCAGATGAAGAAACCTGGATAAACGGTAAAATTACCCGCATTGAAGAAGTCATTCCTTTGCCTGACGGAACTGAAAAAACTTTTGATACAATTAAAGTGCCGCTCTTTCATGCCGATGGAAGCCGAAAAGGACTGGTTATTATCGGCCGGGATATTACAGAAAGAAAGCATGTGGAGAAGCTTCTTGCCGAAAGCCAGCAGCAATATAAATCCTTGTTTGAATATAATACTGAAATTGTCTTTATGACTGACCTTCATGGCACCATCACGAAAGTAAATCCCCAATTCAAAGCGGTGACAGGCTACAGTCCTGATGAGACATTGGGTAAAAGCATCGATGATATCATACCAGCTCCTTATAAAATGAAGGCCATTGAAGACTTTACAGGCATCCTTAAAGATAAACAGCCGAAAACCTGTGAATTTGAATTCAATCATAAAAATGGCAGCCAGCTCACTATTCAATGCACCGCACTTCCGCTCATTGTGAACGGTCAAATTGCCGGAATCATCGGATATGGAAAAGATGTGACAAAGCTTCGGCAAGCTGAAGAAAGATTGCGCCGCACCGAAAAACTTTCTGTTGTTGGCGAGCTGTCTGCCAGTGTTGCGCACGAAATCAGAAATCCGCTGACATCTTTAAAAGGCTTCGTACAGCTCATGCAGCTGGAAGATGAAAAGCATCAATTCTATTATCAGATCATGCAGGAGGAGCTGGACCGGATCAACCATATTGTCGGAGAGCTGCTGCTCCTTGCCAAGCCTCAGGATATTTGTTTTACAAAAGCGGATGTTCAAAAAATCCTTTTTAATGTCATTTCGCTTTTGAAAACAGAAGCCAGCATGCACAATGTCCAGATAGAATTTCTATTAAAATCGGATGTGTATATGATTGAATGTGAACCAAATCAGCTAAAGCAGCTTTTTATTAATATAATAAAAAATGCCATTGAAGCATCAAGAGATGGCGGTAAAGTAACGGTTACACTGCAGGCGGAAGACCAGCAGATGACTATCCTGATTAAGGATGATGGCTGCGGCATGTCGAAAGAACGCCTTAACAGGATCGGTGAACCTTTCTATTCTTCGAAAGAGAAAGGCACCGGCCTCGGACTTACAGTCAGCTTCAAAATTGTCCAATCTCATAATGGATCCATTTATTTCAATAGTGAAAAAGGGAGAGGAACAGAAGCTGTCATCAAGCTGCCTATAAAAAAACAAACACCTGCCCCTGAAGCAGGATTAACAGTTTAA
- a CDS encoding toxic anion resistance protein gives MNEEKPSLLKNTNLLDDLMADPFGEKQEAAPSPLQSEKRTRLIDVIPEENREKAYQLAKQIDPANHQAMISYGTPAQSKLLTFSHTMLEHVQKKDVGEVGTIINDLMKKFNDVNPDELKPEKSSFFARMFGKISGSVQEVLSKYQKTGAQIDRISVKLERSKNALLSDIVMLDKLYENNKEYFHALNVYIAAGELKLEELHEKTIPELKKKAEESNDQMKFQEVNDMMQFADRLDKRLYDLKLSREITIQSAPQIRLIQNTNQALVEKIQSSIMTAIPLWKNQVAIALTLLRQRHAVEAQKKVSKTTNDLLLKNAEMLKMNTIETARENERGLVDIETLKKTQENLISTLEETLRIQEEGRHKRRQAEHDLANMENDLRQKLLEIKGN, from the coding sequence ATGAACGAAGAAAAACCGTCCCTGTTAAAAAACACTAATTTATTGGATGATCTGATGGCAGATCCTTTTGGGGAAAAGCAGGAGGCTGCTCCCTCGCCATTGCAATCGGAAAAGCGGACAAGGCTGATCGATGTGATTCCGGAAGAAAACCGGGAAAAAGCCTATCAGCTTGCAAAGCAAATCGATCCTGCCAATCACCAGGCGATGATCTCATACGGAACACCGGCTCAATCAAAGCTGCTGACGTTTTCTCATACAATGCTCGAGCATGTTCAGAAAAAGGACGTTGGTGAAGTGGGAACAATCATCAATGATCTGATGAAGAAATTCAATGATGTGAATCCGGATGAGCTGAAGCCGGAGAAATCATCCTTTTTTGCGCGTATGTTTGGAAAGATATCCGGTTCTGTTCAGGAAGTCCTATCCAAATACCAAAAAACGGGTGCTCAAATCGACCGCATCAGCGTCAAACTGGAAAGAAGCAAGAATGCACTTCTTTCCGACATTGTCATGTTAGATAAGCTTTACGAAAATAATAAAGAGTATTTTCATGCTTTAAATGTATATATTGCAGCAGGTGAACTGAAGCTTGAAGAGCTTCATGAAAAGACGATTCCCGAGCTGAAGAAGAAGGCAGAAGAGTCGAATGACCAGATGAAGTTCCAGGAAGTGAACGATATGATGCAGTTTGCCGACCGTCTGGATAAACGTCTTTATGACTTGAAGCTGAGCCGTGAAATAACGATTCAAAGCGCACCGCAGATCCGTCTGATTCAGAATACCAATCAGGCATTGGTCGAAAAAATCCAGTCTTCCATCATGACGGCCATCCCGCTTTGGAAAAACCAGGTGGCCATCGCATTGACATTGCTTCGCCAGCGCCATGCCGTCGAAGCCCAGAAGAAGGTCTCAAAAACAACTAATGATCTTCTTTTGAAAAATGCAGAAATGCTGAAAATGAATACAATTGAAACGGCACGTGAGAATGAGCGGGGCCTTGTCGACATCGAAACGTTAAAGAAAACACAGGAGAACCTGATTTCCACTCTTGAAGAAACCCTGAGAATCCAGGAGGAGGGCCGCCATAAACGCCGGCAGGCAGAACACGACCTGGCCAATATGGAAAATGATTTGAGGCAGAAGCTGCTGGAGATTAAGGGAAATTAG
- a CDS encoding 5-bromo-4-chloroindolyl phosphate hydrolysis family protein has product MNSFLTFAFRLLTAVPVSVSVWLASYFAFGQTFILSGIYGAGAGLLTYWAGGLIQRRRFLKKHGLTKREYQYIKRNLDEARRKITRLHKAMFSIRHFPTLKQRMEFMRVTRRIYRLTRSEPKRFYQAEQFYFSHLDSAVELAEKYVFLSSQPRKSRELDQSLQETRRTLDALTHHVEEDLHRVIAEDIDQLHLEIDVAKNSIEKIKDSRIHDESRRLK; this is encoded by the coding sequence ATGAATTCCTTTTTAACATTTGCATTTCGTTTGCTGACGGCTGTTCCTGTGTCTGTCAGTGTTTGGCTGGCAAGTTACTTTGCATTCGGGCAAACTTTCATTTTGTCAGGGATATATGGAGCTGGAGCAGGGCTTCTTACTTATTGGGCCGGGGGATTAATTCAGCGCCGCCGCTTTTTGAAAAAGCATGGATTGACGAAAAGGGAATACCAATACATTAAGCGAAATCTTGATGAGGCGCGCCGCAAGATAACCCGTTTGCACAAAGCGATGTTCTCGATTCGGCATTTCCCGACGCTTAAGCAGCGCATGGAGTTCATGAGGGTGACGAGAAGGATTTACAGACTGACCAGGAGTGAGCCGAAACGTTTTTACCAGGCCGAGCAGTTTTATTTTTCTCATCTGGATTCCGCGGTGGAGCTGGCGGAAAAGTATGTCTTTCTGTCTTCCCAGCCGAGAAAATCGCGTGAACTGGATCAGTCCCTCCAGGAGACCAGACGTACACTTGATGCACTTACCCATCATGTGGAGGAAGATCTTCACAGGGTTATAGCTGAAGATATTGATCAGCTTCATCTTGAAATTGATGTTGCCAAGAATTCGATTGAGAAGATAAAAGATTCAAGAATTCATGATGAAAGCAGGAGATTAAAATGA